From Pseudomonas alcaligenes, a single genomic window includes:
- a CDS encoding FKBP-type peptidyl-prolyl cis-trans isomerase → MSSELQIEDILPGDGKAAVKGALITTQYRGWLEDGSEFDSSYARGKPFQCVIGTRRVIQGWDQGLMGMRVGGKRKLFVPAHLGYGERQVGAIPPNSNLIFEIELLEVLTRDD, encoded by the coding sequence ATGAGCAGCGAACTGCAGATTGAAGACATCCTCCCCGGCGACGGCAAGGCGGCAGTCAAGGGCGCCCTGATCACCACCCAGTACCGCGGCTGGCTGGAGGACGGCAGCGAGTTCGATTCCTCCTACGCACGCGGCAAGCCGTTCCAGTGCGTGATCGGTACACGGCGGGTGATCCAGGGCTGGGATCAGGGCCTGATGGGCATGCGCGTCGGCGGCAAGCGCAAGCTGTTCGTCCCCGCCCACCTGGGCTACGGCGAGCGTCAGGTCGGTGCGATTCCGCCCAACTCCAACCTGATCTTCGAGATCGAACTGCTGGAAGTGCTGACCCGCGACGACTGA
- a CDS encoding DMT family transporter, with protein sequence MDKTLKRGSLEMIAAMLISGTIGWFVLVSGQAVVDVVFWRCLIGGAMLLLVCAVLGLLRAELLGRRVLALAVVSGLAIVGNWLLLFASYAKASIAISTAVYNVQPFMLVGLAALFLGERISLAKLAWLGLAFLGMLAIVSAHGGAGAAGEDYLLGIALALGAALLYALAALIVKRLSGTPPHLIALIQLLTGILMLAPLAGHQLPTQPQAWASLATLGLVHTGVMYLLLYSAIQKLPTALTGALSFVYPIAAIFVDWLAFGHRLSLLQWLGVAAILLAAAGMQQGWRLPGRAGTKAAEAG encoded by the coding sequence ATGGACAAGACCCTCAAACGCGGCTCGCTGGAAATGATCGCGGCCATGCTGATTTCCGGCACCATTGGCTGGTTCGTCCTGGTGTCCGGCCAGGCGGTGGTCGATGTGGTGTTCTGGCGCTGCCTGATCGGCGGCGCCATGTTGCTGCTGGTGTGCGCGGTACTCGGCCTGCTGCGCGCCGAGCTGCTGGGGCGCCGCGTGCTGGCGCTGGCGGTGGTCAGCGGGCTGGCCATAGTCGGCAACTGGCTGCTGCTGTTCGCCTCGTACGCCAAGGCGTCCATCGCCATCAGCACGGCGGTGTACAACGTCCAGCCGTTCATGCTGGTGGGCCTGGCCGCGCTATTTCTCGGCGAGCGCATCAGCCTGGCCAAGCTGGCCTGGCTGGGGCTGGCCTTCCTCGGCATGCTGGCCATCGTCAGTGCCCATGGCGGTGCGGGTGCGGCGGGCGAGGACTACCTGCTGGGTATCGCCCTGGCCCTGGGCGCCGCGCTGCTCTATGCGCTGGCGGCGCTGATCGTCAAACGCCTCTCTGGTACGCCGCCGCATCTGATTGCGCTGATCCAGCTGCTTACCGGCATCCTCATGCTGGCGCCGCTGGCCGGTCACCAGCTGCCGACGCAGCCGCAGGCCTGGGCCAGCCTGGCGACCCTGGGTCTCGTGCATACCGGGGTGATGTACCTGCTGCTGTACAGCGCCATCCAGAAGCTGCCGACGGCGCTGACCGGGGCCTTGTCGTTCGTCTACCCGATCGCGGCGATCTTCGTCGACTGGCTGGCCTTCGGCCACCGCCTGAGCCTGCTGCAGTGGCTGGGCGTGGCGGCCATCCTGCTGGCGGCGGCGGGTATGCAGCAGGGCTGGCGTCTACCCGGGCGTGCAGGGACGAAGGCGGCCGAGGCCGGCTAG
- a CDS encoding Lrp/AsnC family transcriptional regulator — protein MLDDIDQLLIAALMEDSRRSLKALAQVSGLSSPSVAERLRRLEERGVLKGYTVEVDPRHFGYQLQAIVRVRPLPGQLHEVERQIQSIAEFTECDKVTGEDCFVARLHVRSMEQLDSLLDRLNGYAETNTAIVKKTSVARRLPPMA, from the coding sequence ATGCTCGACGACATCGACCAACTGCTGATCGCCGCCCTGATGGAAGACTCGCGGCGCTCGCTCAAGGCTCTGGCCCAGGTCAGCGGGCTGTCCTCGCCGAGCGTCGCCGAGCGCCTGCGCCGCCTGGAGGAGCGCGGCGTGCTCAAGGGCTACACGGTGGAGGTGGATCCGCGCCACTTCGGCTACCAGCTGCAGGCCATCGTCCGGGTGCGCCCGCTGCCGGGCCAGCTGCACGAGGTGGAGCGGCAGATCCAGTCGATCGCCGAATTCACCGAGTGCGACAAGGTGACCGGCGAGGACTGCTTCGTCGCCCGCCTGCATGTGCGCTCAATGGAGCAGCTGGACAGCCTGCTCGACCGCCTCAACGGCTATGCCGAGACCAACACCGCCATCGTCAAGAAGACCTCGGTGGCGCGCCGTCTGCCACCCATGGCCTAG
- a CDS encoding bifunctional diguanylate cyclase/phosphodiesterase, translated as MTHANESSALNFAADPLERRLQARRLNQIANVQLVVLLLIGSQTLLARSWLNAALVLIALALVGLGKRLNLHGATNWAIMLMLSSLTALVTCSLWFSQGLYSGVLLSYPAILIVAGMLAPLRLFIGLLLCMLASVAGMTYASLSGLMVFEPWPIGIGRMINVSSILVMCAVAVWLLANDLRQTLLRLQQEILRVKASEANFTHLAQHDALTNLPNRLLIRDRMEQAISWARRNQSRVALLFLDLDNFKTINDSLGHAAGDELLKEVALRLQSCVRDIDTVSRQGGDEFVMVLADPEDLSTVSTVAARVQEKLAQPFALKGMQIVTSISLGIALFPEDGEDFDTLLKHADVAMYQAKSAGRNGFCFFDEQMNADTRERLSLELDLRQALQRDEFVLHYQPIVDIHSGQLVAAEALIRWQHPQRGLLGPDLFIEVAERCGLIVEVGEWVLNEACRQMMLWQAAGLPRFVVSVNLSAVQLRRGNLEETIRAALNRFGLSPACLELELTESILLQDSALLIDQLHRLKGLGLQLSIDDFGTGYSNLAYLQRFRVDKLKIDQSFIRALQGNEQGQAIVTAIIQMARSLKLLTTAEGIEDEPTRALLASQGCDQGQGYLFARPLVADEFARQISAERLPA; from the coding sequence ATGACGCATGCGAACGAATCCTCCGCCCTGAATTTCGCGGCCGATCCCCTGGAGCGCCGGCTGCAGGCGCGCCGCTTGAACCAGATCGCCAATGTGCAGCTGGTCGTGCTGTTGCTGATCGGCTCGCAGACCCTGCTGGCGCGCAGCTGGTTGAACGCCGCGCTGGTGCTGATTGCGCTGGCTCTGGTGGGGCTGGGCAAGCGCCTCAACCTGCATGGCGCGACCAACTGGGCGATCATGCTGATGCTGAGCTCCCTGACCGCCCTGGTGACCTGCTCGCTGTGGTTCAGCCAGGGCCTGTACAGCGGGGTGCTGTTGTCCTACCCGGCGATTCTGATCGTGGCCGGCATGCTGGCGCCGCTGCGCCTGTTCATCGGCTTGCTGCTGTGCATGCTGGCTTCGGTGGCCGGCATGACCTACGCCTCGCTCAGTGGCCTGATGGTGTTCGAGCCCTGGCCGATAGGCATCGGGCGGATGATCAACGTCAGTAGCATCCTGGTGATGTGCGCGGTGGCGGTGTGGCTGCTGGCCAACGACCTGCGCCAGACCCTGCTGCGTCTGCAGCAGGAAATCCTGCGGGTGAAGGCTTCCGAGGCCAACTTCACTCACCTGGCGCAGCATGACGCGCTGACCAACCTGCCCAACCGCCTGCTGATCCGCGACCGCATGGAGCAGGCCATCAGCTGGGCGCGGCGCAATCAGAGCCGGGTGGCGCTGCTGTTCCTCGACCTGGACAACTTCAAGACCATCAACGACTCGCTCGGCCATGCTGCCGGCGACGAGCTGCTCAAGGAAGTCGCCCTGCGCCTGCAGAGCTGCGTACGCGACATCGACACGGTCAGCCGCCAGGGTGGCGACGAGTTCGTCATGGTGCTGGCCGATCCAGAAGATCTGAGCACGGTGTCGACGGTGGCAGCCCGGGTGCAGGAGAAGCTGGCCCAGCCCTTTGCCCTCAAGGGCATGCAGATCGTTACCTCGATTTCCTTGGGCATCGCCCTGTTCCCCGAGGATGGCGAGGATTTCGATACCCTGCTCAAGCATGCCGACGTGGCCATGTACCAGGCCAAGTCGGCCGGGCGCAACGGCTTCTGCTTCTTCGACGAGCAGATGAACGCCGATACCCGCGAGCGCCTGAGCCTGGAGCTGGATCTGCGCCAGGCCCTGCAGCGCGACGAATTCGTTCTGCACTACCAGCCGATCGTCGACATCCACAGTGGCCAGCTGGTGGCGGCCGAGGCGCTGATCCGCTGGCAGCATCCGCAGCGCGGCCTGCTTGGCCCTGACCTGTTCATCGAAGTGGCCGAGCGCTGCGGGCTGATCGTCGAGGTCGGCGAGTGGGTGCTCAACGAGGCCTGCCGGCAGATGATGCTGTGGCAGGCCGCCGGGCTGCCGCGCTTTGTGGTCTCGGTGAACCTGTCGGCGGTACAGCTGCGCCGCGGCAATCTGGAGGAAACCATCCGCGCGGCGCTCAACCGCTTCGGCCTGAGCCCGGCCTGCCTGGAGCTGGAACTGACCGAGTCGATCCTGCTGCAGGACTCGGCGCTGCTGATCGATCAGCTGCATCGCCTCAAGGGCCTGGGCCTGCAGCTGTCGATCGACGACTTCGGCACCGGCTATTCCAACCTGGCCTACCTGCAGCGCTTCCGCGTCGACAAGCTGAAGATCGACCAGTCGTTCATCCGCGCCCTGCAGGGCAACGAGCAGGGCCAGGCGATCGTCACCGCGATCATCCAGATGGCGCGCAGCCTCAAGCTGCTGACCACCGCCGAAGGCATCGAGGACGAACCGACCCGTGCGCTGCTGGCCAGCCAGGGCTGTGACCAGGGCCAGGGCTACCTGTTCGCCCGGCCGCTGGTGGCCGACGAATTCGCCCGCCAGATCAGCGCCGAGCGCCTGCCGGCCTAG
- a CDS encoding CynX/NimT family MFS transporter yields MSRPPADSSVNLQATLPLLRGASRHKRWLVAISYTLVLCANQILVTNLIPLLGQIQQHYGLSEMQANASVLIFPIFCVLLSLPAGMFIDRFGFRRGTGFGVALMALAVPLRLDIDSYAGLMLGQLLIALAQPLILNGAAKLAVEWFDEAERGKAIGLTSAGMFAGLALGLGLTPLLFASYGLQATLCGFALAALAPSLLLLLCSGSAGKPAAVPASASNRDLLGLACTPGLPPLMLAALLGFGLFNALTLCLEPILAGNGLDASALAAAGVLLIGGGVFGSLLVEPLAQRLGSKKRVLLGCGLGVIGAIWLLFHARSQTSAALYASLLGLCQLPCYALLLTLSEELVGSAQAARANALLVVAGNIGSALAMTAVALIHTAAGNWLAVIVFLLALAALQLLVVSRFRH; encoded by the coding sequence ATGAGCAGGCCGCCAGCGGATTCGAGCGTCAACCTCCAGGCCACGCTGCCCCTGCTGCGCGGCGCCAGCCGGCACAAGCGCTGGCTGGTGGCGATCAGCTACACCCTGGTGCTGTGCGCCAACCAGATCCTAGTCACCAACCTGATTCCCCTGCTGGGGCAGATCCAGCAGCACTACGGCCTAAGCGAGATGCAGGCCAACGCCAGCGTGCTGATCTTCCCGATCTTCTGCGTGCTGCTGTCGCTGCCAGCCGGCATGTTCATCGACCGCTTCGGCTTTCGCCGCGGCACCGGCTTCGGCGTCGCGCTGATGGCCCTGGCGGTACCCCTGCGCCTGGATATCGACAGCTATGCCGGGCTGATGCTCGGCCAGCTGCTGATCGCCCTGGCCCAGCCGCTGATCCTCAATGGTGCGGCCAAGCTGGCGGTCGAATGGTTCGACGAGGCCGAGCGCGGCAAGGCCATCGGCCTGACCAGCGCCGGCATGTTCGCCGGTCTCGCCCTCGGCCTGGGGCTGACACCGCTGCTATTTGCCAGCTACGGCCTGCAGGCGACCCTGTGCGGCTTTGCCCTGGCCGCCCTGGCGCCCAGCCTGCTGTTGCTGCTGTGCAGCGGCAGCGCCGGCAAGCCGGCAGCCGTACCCGCCAGCGCGAGCAATCGCGACCTGCTGGGCCTGGCCTGCACACCCGGCCTGCCGCCGCTAATGCTGGCCGCACTGCTGGGCTTCGGCCTGTTCAATGCCCTGACCCTGTGCCTGGAGCCGATACTCGCCGGCAACGGTCTGGACGCCAGTGCGCTGGCCGCAGCCGGGGTGCTGCTGATCGGTGGTGGGGTGTTCGGCTCGCTGCTGGTGGAACCGCTCGCGCAGCGCCTGGGCAGCAAGAAGCGGGTCTTGCTCGGCTGCGGTCTCGGCGTCATCGGCGCCATCTGGCTGCTGTTCCACGCCCGCAGCCAGACATCGGCGGCGCTGTACGCCAGCCTGCTCGGGCTGTGCCAGCTGCCCTGCTACGCCCTGCTGCTGACCCTCTCCGAGGAGCTGGTCGGCAGCGCCCAGGCGGCCCGTGCCAATGCCCTGCTGGTGGTGGCCGGCAATATCGGCTCGGCCCTGGCCATGACCGCCGTGGCCCTGATCCACACGGCTGCAGGCAACTGGCTGGCAGTGATCGTCTTCCTGCTGGCCCTGGCCGCACTGCAGCTGCTGGTGGTCAGTCGCTTCCGCCACTGA
- a CDS encoding UvrD-helicase domain-containing protein, with protein MLSAVKRYQALFSAALARYFPRTTEYLRAEREAAARLRQPQPRAKRATPAGKARTSGRNKKTSDGPSPAPTGIYSSARLKVDDSQITAMRARVAEAVAAGLIGAPSDEQWAMILCRAPLARIFAGAGSGKSTTLLLRVVFMLCHLQIPATSLTVISFTNASCAELRGQLLRLLAFWQLPFDEAQARQCVRTFHSAMAQQAKALLGTPTWFEQLGGGAGEEPDAPAGGRLPPAQQRLLRQAHDELYASDAAFRQQVHELLGVAMPETIGKPPQEGLRLAGELRATPIFEAFYQQGCFAESLGLRPDRLDAAALACAPRERLFLQALASFWARFQALLQAQGVTTFDAAFRQLGERLASAEELPAEAIEPLRHLLIDEFQDISPQIVHWLQAVHRALAGRGKGVSLMAIGDDWQSIYGWRGSSPELFLDFDRHFPSRGKAKSQVLMLTANFRSIEPILRDAEALLADVSCKQAKRSQAVKATQPGDHGVRRIQGFDLKRQLPELLQEIAAQCAHVAQRGSRERNPVLLLGRRNDALKQVQVQAQLEPSLPVRAYSIHRAKGLQAEVAIILDEGGSPESHPLRNALYAHCGLFRNSYDQAMRDESLRLAYVAVTRGVSRVIWYSGKR; from the coding sequence ATGCTGTCCGCCGTCAAACGCTACCAGGCGCTGTTCTCCGCCGCCCTGGCGCGCTACTTTCCCCGCACCACCGAATACCTGCGCGCCGAGCGTGAAGCGGCGGCCCGGCTGCGCCAGCCGCAACCCCGCGCCAAACGAGCCACCCCGGCAGGCAAGGCCAGAACCAGCGGGCGCAACAAGAAGACCAGCGACGGCCCATCCCCCGCGCCAACCGGTATCTATTCCAGCGCCCGGCTGAAGGTCGACGACAGCCAGATCACCGCCATGCGCGCACGCGTCGCCGAGGCGGTGGCGGCCGGGCTGATCGGCGCACCCTCCGACGAGCAATGGGCGATGATCCTCTGCCGCGCTCCGCTGGCACGCATCTTCGCCGGTGCTGGCTCGGGCAAGTCCACCACCCTGCTGCTGCGCGTGGTGTTCATGCTCTGCCACCTGCAGATTCCCGCCACCAGCCTTACGGTGATCTCCTTCACCAACGCCTCCTGCGCCGAGCTGCGCGGCCAACTGCTGCGCCTGCTGGCCTTCTGGCAATTGCCCTTCGACGAGGCGCAGGCGCGCCAGTGCGTGCGTACCTTCCACTCGGCCATGGCGCAGCAGGCCAAGGCGCTGCTGGGTACGCCAACCTGGTTCGAGCAGCTCGGCGGTGGCGCCGGCGAGGAGCCGGACGCACCGGCCGGCGGCCGCCTGCCGCCCGCACAACAGCGCCTGCTGCGCCAGGCCCATGACGAGCTCTACGCCAGCGATGCCGCCTTCCGCCAGCAGGTGCATGAGCTGCTCGGCGTGGCCATGCCCGAGACCATCGGCAAACCGCCGCAGGAGGGCTTGCGCCTGGCCGGCGAGCTGCGCGCCACGCCAATCTTCGAAGCCTTCTACCAACAGGGTTGCTTCGCCGAAAGCCTGGGCCTGCGCCCGGATCGGCTGGATGCCGCCGCACTGGCCTGCGCGCCGCGCGAACGCCTGTTCCTGCAGGCACTCGCCAGCTTCTGGGCGCGCTTCCAGGCATTGCTGCAAGCGCAAGGCGTCACCACCTTCGATGCCGCCTTCCGCCAGCTCGGCGAGCGCCTGGCCAGCGCCGAGGAGCTGCCAGCGGAGGCCATCGAGCCGCTGCGCCATCTGCTGATCGACGAGTTCCAGGACATCTCGCCGCAGATCGTCCACTGGCTGCAGGCCGTGCATCGCGCGCTGGCCGGGCGTGGCAAGGGGGTCAGCCTGATGGCCATCGGCGACGACTGGCAGTCGATCTACGGCTGGCGCGGCAGCTCGCCAGAGCTGTTCCTCGACTTCGACCGCCATTTCCCCAGCCGCGGCAAGGCCAAGAGCCAGGTGCTGATGCTGACCGCCAACTTCCGCAGCATCGAACCTATCCTGCGTGACGCCGAGGCGCTGCTGGCGGACGTTAGCTGCAAGCAGGCCAAGCGCAGCCAGGCGGTCAAGGCTACGCAGCCGGGCGACCACGGCGTGCGCCGCATCCAGGGTTTCGACCTCAAGCGCCAGCTGCCCGAGCTGCTGCAGGAAATTGCCGCACAGTGCGCGCATGTTGCCCAGCGCGGCAGCCGCGAGCGCAATCCGGTGCTGCTGCTGGGTCGGCGCAACGACGCGCTGAAGCAGGTGCAGGTGCAGGCCCAGCTGGAGCCGAGCCTGCCGGTACGCGCCTACAGTATCCACCGCGCCAAGGGCCTGCAGGCTGAGGTCGCAATCATCCTCGACGAGGGCGGCAGCCCCGAGTCGCATCCACTGCGCAACGCGCTGTATGCCCACTGCGGTCTGTTCCGCAACAGCTACGACCAGGCCATGCGCGACGAGAGCCTGCGCCTGGCCTATGTGGCCGTCACCCGTGGCGTCAGCCGGGTGATCTGGTACAGCGGCAAACGCTAG
- the cysS gene encoding cysteine--tRNA ligase, translating to MLSIYNTLSKTKDVFQPLEGNQVRMYVCGMTVYDFCHIGHARVMVAFDVVTRWLRQRGYDVTYVRNITDIDDKIIKRAQENGEPFEALVERMIAAMHEDEARLSVLRPDIEPRATGHIAGMHQMIQTLIDKGYAYAPGNGDVYYRVTKFEGYGKLSRRKIDELKIGARIEVDEIKQDPLDFVLWKGAKPGEPSWESPWGKGRPGWHIECSVMSTCCLGETFDIHGGGPDLVFPHHENEIAQSEAATGKLYANAWMHAGAVRVDGEKMSKSLGNFFTIREVLEKYHPEVVRYLLVSSHYRSPINYSEDSLKEAKGALERFYNGLKGLPEVAAAGGEAFVERFGAAMDDDFNSPEACAVLFEMIREVNRLRESDEQAAAGLAAQLKQLAGVLGVLQLEPEAFLQAGAAGKVDAAEVEALIAARLQARADKNWAESDRIRDQITAMGVVLEDGKGGTTWRLAE from the coding sequence ATGCTTTCCATCTACAACACCCTGAGCAAGACCAAGGACGTTTTCCAGCCGCTGGAAGGCAACCAGGTGCGCATGTACGTGTGCGGCATGACCGTGTACGACTTCTGCCACATCGGCCACGCCCGCGTGATGGTGGCGTTCGACGTGGTCACCCGCTGGCTGCGTCAGCGCGGCTATGACGTGACCTACGTGCGCAATATCACCGACATCGACGACAAGATCATCAAGCGCGCCCAGGAGAATGGCGAGCCGTTCGAAGCCCTGGTCGAGCGCATGATCGCCGCCATGCACGAGGACGAGGCGCGCCTGTCCGTGCTGCGCCCGGACATCGAGCCGCGTGCCACCGGGCATATCGCTGGTATGCACCAGATGATCCAGACCCTGATCGACAAGGGCTACGCCTACGCTCCGGGCAACGGCGACGTGTACTACCGCGTCACCAAGTTCGAGGGCTACGGCAAATTGTCCCGCCGCAAGATCGACGAGCTGAAGATCGGCGCGCGCATCGAGGTCGACGAGATCAAGCAGGATCCGCTGGACTTCGTCCTGTGGAAGGGCGCCAAGCCGGGCGAGCCGAGCTGGGAGTCGCCCTGGGGCAAGGGCCGTCCGGGCTGGCACATCGAGTGCTCGGTGATGTCCACCTGCTGCCTGGGCGAGACCTTCGACATCCACGGTGGTGGCCCGGATCTGGTGTTCCCGCACCACGAGAACGAGATCGCGCAGAGCGAGGCGGCCACCGGCAAGCTCTACGCCAACGCCTGGATGCACGCCGGCGCGGTGCGCGTGGACGGCGAGAAGATGTCCAAGAGCCTGGGCAACTTCTTCACCATCCGCGAGGTGCTGGAGAAGTACCACCCGGAAGTGGTGCGCTACCTGCTGGTGTCGAGCCACTACCGCAGCCCGATCAACTACTCCGAAGACAGCCTCAAGGAAGCCAAGGGCGCCCTGGAGCGCTTCTACAACGGCCTCAAAGGCCTGCCGGAAGTGGCAGCTGCCGGTGGCGAAGCCTTCGTCGAGCGCTTCGGCGCGGCGATGGACGACGACTTCAACTCGCCGGAAGCCTGCGCTGTGCTGTTCGAGATGATCCGCGAGGTCAACCGCCTGCGTGAGTCGGATGAACAGGCCGCTGCCGGCCTGGCCGCCCAGCTCAAGCAGCTGGCCGGCGTGCTTGGCGTGCTGCAGCTGGAACCGGAGGCCTTCCTCCAGGCCGGTGCCGCCGGCAAGGTCGACGCCGCCGAAGTGGAAGCGCTGATCGCCGCGCGCCTGCAGGCCCGTGCCGACAAGAACTGGGCCGAGTCCGACCGCATCCGCGACCAGATCACCGCCATGGGTGTGGTGCTGGAAGACGGCAAGGGCGGCACCACCTGGCGCCTGGCCGAGTAA
- a CDS encoding glutamine--tRNA ligase/YqeY domain fusion protein has translation MSKPVDPKASPAAANFLRPIVQADLDSGKHAKIITRFPPEPNGYLHIGHAKSICLNFGLAQEFGGECNLRFDDTNPAKEDQEYIDAIKADVEWLGFKWAGEERYASNYFDQLHAWAVELIKAGKAFVCDLNAEEMREYRGSLHEPGKNSPFRERSVEENLDLFARMKAGEFADGARSLRAKIDMASPNINLRDPILYRIRHAHHHQTGDKWCIYPSYDFTHGQSDAIEGITHSICTLEFEDHRPLYEWFLEQLPVPAQPRQYEFARLNLNYTVTSKRKLKQLVDENHVHGWDDPRMSTLSGYRRRGYTPASIRTFCDMIGVNRAGGVVDVGMLEFAIRDDLDANAARAMCVLKPLKVVITNYPQGQVENLELPRHPKQDMGVRVLPFSREIYIDASDFEETPPDGFKRLIPGGEVRLRGSYVIRADEAIKDAAGNVVELRCSYDENTLGKNPEGRKVKGVIHWVPAAESVECEVRLYDRLFRSANPEKSEEGGSFLDNINPDSLVVLQGCRAEPSLAQAAAEERFQFEREGYFVADLKDSKPGKPVFNRTVTLRDSWGQ, from the coding sequence ATGAGCAAGCCCGTCGATCCCAAAGCCAGCCCAGCAGCCGCCAACTTCCTGCGTCCGATCGTCCAGGCCGACCTGGACAGCGGCAAGCACGCCAAGATCATCACCCGCTTCCCGCCGGAGCCCAACGGCTACCTGCACATCGGCCACGCCAAGTCGATCTGCCTGAACTTCGGCCTGGCCCAGGAATTCGGCGGCGAGTGCAACCTGCGCTTCGACGACACCAACCCGGCCAAGGAAGACCAGGAATATATCGACGCGATCAAGGCCGATGTCGAGTGGCTGGGCTTTAAGTGGGCCGGCGAGGAGCGCTATGCCTCCAACTACTTCGACCAGCTGCACGCCTGGGCCGTCGAGCTGATCAAGGCCGGCAAGGCCTTCGTCTGCGACCTCAACGCCGAGGAAATGCGCGAATACCGCGGCAGCCTGCACGAGCCGGGCAAGAACAGCCCGTTCCGCGAGCGCTCGGTGGAAGAGAACCTCGACCTGTTCGCCCGCATGAAGGCCGGCGAGTTCGCCGACGGTGCCCGTTCGCTGCGCGCCAAGATCGACATGGCCTCGCCGAACATCAACCTGCGCGACCCGATCCTCTATCGCATCCGCCACGCCCATCACCACCAGACCGGCGACAAGTGGTGCATCTACCCGAGCTACGACTTCACCCATGGTCAGTCGGACGCCATCGAGGGCATCACCCACTCCATCTGCACCCTGGAGTTCGAAGATCACCGCCCGCTGTACGAGTGGTTCCTCGAGCAACTGCCGGTGCCGGCGCAACCGCGCCAGTACGAATTCGCCCGCCTCAACCTGAACTACACCGTCACCAGCAAGCGCAAACTCAAGCAACTGGTCGACGAGAACCACGTTCACGGTTGGGACGACCCGCGCATGTCGACCCTGTCCGGCTACCGCCGCCGCGGCTACACCCCGGCGTCGATCCGCACCTTCTGCGACATGATCGGCGTCAACCGCGCCGGCGGTGTGGTGGATGTCGGCATGCTCGAGTTCGCCATCCGTGACGACCTGGATGCCAACGCCGCGCGTGCCATGTGCGTGCTCAAGCCGCTGAAAGTGGTGATCACCAACTACCCGCAAGGGCAGGTGGAGAACCTTGAACTGCCGCGTCATCCCAAGCAGGACATGGGCGTGCGCGTGCTGCCGTTCAGCCGCGAGATCTACATCGACGCCAGCGACTTCGAAGAAACCCCGCCGGACGGCTTCAAACGCCTGATCCCGGGTGGCGAAGTGCGCTTGCGTGGCAGCTACGTGATTCGCGCCGACGAGGCGATCAAGGATGCCGCCGGCAATGTGGTCGAGCTGCGCTGCTCCTACGACGAGAACACCCTGGGCAAGAACCCCGAGGGCCGTAAGGTCAAGGGCGTGATCCACTGGGTGCCGGCCGCCGAGAGCGTGGAGTGCGAAGTGCGCCTGTACGACCGCCTGTTCCGCTCCGCCAACCCGGAGAAGAGCGAAGAGGGCGGCAGCTTCCTCGACAACATCAACCCGGACTCCTTGGTCGTGCTGCAGGGCTGCCGCGCCGAGCCGTCGCTGGCCCAGGCCGCTGCCGAGGAACGCTTCCAGTTCGAGCGCGAAGGCTACTTCGTCGCCGACCTGAAGGACTCCAAGCCGGGCAAGCCGGTATTCAACCGCACCGTCACCCTGCGCGACTCCTGGGGGCAATAA
- a CDS encoding peptidylprolyl isomerase — MIKLHTNHGVITLELFEDKAPETVANFKEYVKSGHYDGTVFHRVISNFMIQGGGFEPGMKQKSTRASIKNEANNGVSNKIGTVAMARTMEPHSASAQFFINVSDNTFLDHSAPTMQGWGYAVFGQVTEGMDVVNKIKGVATTMKSGHQDVPVDDVIIEKAEIVE; from the coding sequence ATGATCAAGCTGCATACCAACCACGGCGTAATCACCCTGGAACTGTTCGAAGACAAAGCCCCGGAAACCGTGGCCAACTTCAAGGAATACGTGAAGAGTGGTCACTACGACGGCACCGTTTTCCACCGCGTGATCAGCAACTTCATGATCCAGGGCGGCGGTTTCGAGCCGGGCATGAAGCAGAAATCCACCCGCGCCAGCATCAAGAACGAAGCCAACAACGGTGTTTCCAACAAGATCGGCACCGTGGCCATGGCCCGCACCATGGAGCCGCACTCGGCCTCCGCGCAGTTCTTCATCAACGTTTCCGACAACACCTTCCTCGACCACAGCGCGCCGACCATGCAGGGCTGGGGCTATGCCGTATTCGGCCAGGTCACCGAGGGCATGGACGTGGTCAACAAGATCAAGGGCGTAGCCACCACCATGAAGTCCGGTCACCAGGACGTACCGGTGGATGACGTGATCATCGAGAAGGCCGAGATCGTCGAGTAA